In a single window of the Acetivibrio clariflavus DSM 19732 genome:
- the loaP gene encoding antiterminator LoaP, translating into MYWYVLFVKAGRERKVEQYLRKQLNPDISVPFIPLQEILFRRSGIVKREIKFLFPGYVFIESVLSDLQFIQKINPVINRCSDIISLLKYSNTEISMKESEKNMLINLCDSEYCIGASYGIIEGDKIHIIDGPLKGLESIVKKVNRHKREALIEMEIMGEVRLVTVALEIVEKVAYSYC; encoded by the coding sequence ATGTACTGGTATGTGCTTTTTGTAAAAGCAGGCAGGGAAAGAAAGGTTGAACAGTACTTGAGAAAACAGTTGAATCCGGATATAAGTGTACCCTTTATTCCTCTGCAGGAAATACTCTTTCGCAGATCGGGAATTGTAAAAAGAGAGATAAAATTTTTATTTCCCGGATATGTATTTATCGAATCCGTTTTATCCGACCTACAATTTATACAAAAGATAAATCCTGTCATTAACAGGTGCAGTGATATAATTAGTCTTCTCAAATATTCAAATACAGAAATTTCAATGAAAGAATCTGAAAAAAATATGCTGATAAATTTGTGTGATAGCGAATATTGTATTGGGGCTTCTTATGGGATTATTGAAGGTGATAAAATACATATAATTGATGGACCACTAAAAGGTCTGGAGAGTATTGTGAAAAAGGTAAACAGACACAAGCGGGAAGCTTTGATTGAGATGGAGATTATGGGAGAAGTCAGATTGGTTACAGTGGCATTGGAAATTGTGGAAAAAGTAGCATACAGTTACTGTTGA
- a CDS encoding S-layer homology domain-containing protein: MNRSLTKLSRKLICLLLTMLMVFGMMFTTSYAAGTNLDPVQKFILEVIELDDDARSEFVDILEDVTPDNYQEYVGKVKKIVSLNDDDITAALKSFASYFSKSGTYKSLFLLMIETFSLNKIEAKDYTVFGFRRIQKMINYEVTGDYYDDRGIRLFVSVFTRLKALTGRDAFFDDPSDQYKLQIKVGGNLLKEQLDSLIGHIQTLKNRKIYTFDDFIDYVEKEINSYENIEIYNFKRFLKSEGLGYSGTLKKPSTDQGISPIERLYLELISLSKAERELFVIEVLDRLIAGDLYGAIEKAQKILGSMPKEDIEAALKAFASYADDNKVAIKLAIKFIGMDIESENFDTSKFSNITERINFLLTGDYDDEKGFIVFVKMMGTLRGLSTSNFIFDDKDDPYKIDIDVSKLKVYSTFKPMLDTLIKSMSSLNARGINSFDDYIAEFEAMVNAHSNEEIYYFKKFLYEERLGYSGKLMNPNDVKPTPTPTSGTPGGSGGSGGSGGSGGGSGSSDTPVVTPTNTPLPTSTPVATEPVPTSVPAANPFKDLTDNHWAKENILELADKKVLTGYPDGTIKPDLEITRAEMAVIIVRAIGLVPVENPELKFKDKDEIGEWAAGYIQAAVDNNIIVGYEDNTFRPSNKLTREEMVVMVMKAYKYEPVQNPEVAFTDKADIGNWSIGYVAKAVETKIVAGYPDNTFRPKKNVTRAEVATVIVNCIKALEEKAAE, translated from the coding sequence GTGAACAGAAGTCTGACTAAACTCTCACGAAAGCTAATATGTTTGCTGCTGACTATGTTAATGGTTTTTGGAATGATGTTTACTACATCCTATGCTGCTGGTACAAACCTTGACCCGGTACAGAAATTTATTCTTGAGGTAATTGAACTTGACGATGATGCAAGATCCGAATTCGTAGATATACTTGAAGATGTCACACCCGACAATTATCAGGAATATGTGGGTAAGGTAAAAAAGATAGTATCACTCAACGATGATGATATTACCGCAGCGCTCAAGTCATTTGCCAGCTATTTCAGTAAGTCCGGTACATACAAAAGTCTGTTTTTGCTGATGATTGAAACTTTTTCATTGAACAAAATTGAAGCAAAGGACTATACTGTTTTCGGCTTCAGGCGTATACAGAAGATGATAAACTATGAAGTAACAGGAGATTACTATGATGACAGAGGTATAAGATTGTTTGTCAGCGTCTTTACAAGACTTAAAGCGCTTACAGGAAGAGATGCTTTCTTTGATGATCCTTCAGACCAATATAAATTACAGATAAAAGTTGGAGGCAATTTGCTCAAAGAACAGCTTGACAGCCTTATAGGCCATATACAGACACTTAAAAACAGAAAAATTTATACCTTTGATGACTTTATTGACTATGTTGAAAAAGAAATAAATTCCTATGAAAATATAGAGATTTATAATTTCAAACGCTTTTTAAAGAGTGAAGGCTTAGGATACAGCGGAACCCTTAAAAAACCTTCTACCGACCAGGGCATTAGTCCTATCGAAAGACTTTATCTTGAACTGATATCTCTCAGCAAGGCTGAAAGAGAACTGTTCGTGATAGAAGTTTTGGACAGATTGATTGCCGGTGACTTGTACGGAGCTATTGAAAAGGCTCAGAAGATATTGGGTTCAATGCCAAAAGAAGATATTGAGGCAGCGTTGAAAGCTTTTGCTTCCTATGCTGACGACAATAAAGTTGCAATTAAGCTGGCAATAAAATTTATTGGAATGGACATTGAAAGTGAGAACTTTGATACATCCAAATTCAGTAATATTACCGAAAGAATCAACTTCTTGCTGACCGGTGACTATGATGACGAAAAAGGATTTATTGTGTTTGTTAAAATGATGGGTACTTTAAGAGGACTCTCAACAAGTAATTTTATCTTTGACGATAAAGATGACCCCTATAAAATTGATATAGATGTATCAAAATTAAAAGTTTACAGTACATTCAAGCCAATGCTTGATACATTGATTAAGTCAATGAGTTCATTAAATGCTAGAGGTATTAACTCCTTTGATGATTATATAGCTGAATTTGAAGCTATGGTAAATGCTCATAGCAATGAAGAGATTTATTACTTTAAGAAATTCTTGTATGAGGAACGTTTGGGATATAGCGGAAAATTGATGAATCCGAACGATGTAAAACCGACACCGACACCGACAAGTGGTACACCAGGCGGCAGCGGCGGTAGCGGCGGTTCAGGTGGTTCCGGTGGAGGCAGCGGCAGCAGTGATACACCTGTTGTTACTCCAACCAATACACCGTTGCCAACCAGTACACCGGTTGCAACTGAGCCTGTTCCAACCAGTGTGCCGGCAGCCAATCCGTTCAAGGATTTAACCGATAACCATTGGGCTAAGGAGAACATACTTGAACTTGCCGATAAGAAAGTGTTGACCGGATATCCTGATGGCACAATAAAACCTGATCTTGAAATTACAAGAGCTGAAATGGCTGTAATAATAGTAAGGGCTATAGGACTTGTTCCGGTTGAAAATCCTGAACTTAAATTTAAGGACAAAGATGAAATTGGTGAATGGGCTGCAGGATATATCCAGGCTGCAGTGGATAATAACATAATTGTCGGTTATGAGGACAATACCTTCAGACCATCCAACAAATTGACAAGAGAAGAAATGGTTGTAATGGTAATGAAGGCATACAAGTATGAACCTGTACAAAATCCTGAAGTTGCCTTTACAGACAAGGCAGATATAGGAAACTGGTCCATAGGATATGTGGCTAAAGCTGTGGAAACGAAAATTGTTGCAGGTTATCCCGACAACACCTTCAGACCTAAGAAGAATGTGACAAGAGCGGAAGTTGCCACAGTTATAGTAAATTGCATAAAAGCATTGGAAGAAAAGGCAGCTGAATAA
- a CDS encoding glycosyltransferase — protein sequence MEKRQKLLYVVEAMGGGVFTYIVDLANELADSYDIYIAYAIRQQTPHDYKTYFDKRIHLIEVRNFGRSINPIKDVKAFFEIRKIADKIKPDIIHMHSSKAGALGRWAFNGRKVRLFYTPHGYSFLMQNHSSIKRALYKMVESISAKRRCTTISCSEGEHQESLKLTKNAVYVNNGINIKVLQDLIDSVDKKNDQHPFTVFTLGRICHQKNPQLFNKVAELMSDVKFVWIGDGELRSFLNSKNIEITGWVDRKEALKYALMADVFILTSLWEGLPMSLLEAMYMKKLCIVSNIIGNRDVIQNGQNGYICNSVDEYVSAIRAAQAGQVDQLIEKAYFDVQNKYNTAVMAKKYSSIYQKGIPDVDEAI from the coding sequence ATGGAAAAAAGGCAAAAATTGTTGTATGTAGTTGAAGCTATGGGTGGCGGTGTTTTCACATATATTGTTGATTTGGCAAATGAGCTTGCAGATTCATACGATATATATATTGCTTATGCTATCAGACAACAAACACCTCATGATTATAAAACATATTTTGATAAACGTATACATTTAATTGAAGTAAGAAATTTTGGGCGTTCAATTAATCCAATTAAAGATGTAAAAGCGTTTTTTGAGATTAGGAAAATTGCTGATAAAATTAAGCCTGATATTATACATATGCATTCATCAAAAGCTGGTGCTTTAGGACGCTGGGCTTTTAATGGTCGTAAAGTTCGACTTTTTTATACTCCTCATGGTTATAGTTTTTTGATGCAAAATCATAGTTCAATTAAAAGGGCACTATATAAAATGGTTGAGAGCATTTCAGCAAAACGTCGCTGTACAACCATTAGCTGTAGCGAGGGTGAACATCAAGAAAGTTTGAAACTTACAAAGAATGCTGTTTATGTAAACAATGGGATTAATATTAAGGTATTACAGGATTTAATTGATTCGGTTGATAAGAAGAATGACCAGCATCCTTTTACAGTGTTTACTTTAGGACGTATTTGTCATCAAAAAAATCCACAATTATTTAATAAGGTTGCAGAATTAATGTCTGATGTAAAATTTGTGTGGATTGGCGACGGAGAATTGCGTAGTTTTCTTAATTCTAAAAATATTGAGATTACAGGTTGGGTTGATAGAAAAGAAGCTCTCAAATATGCGCTTATGGCAGATGTTTTTATTTTAACTTCTTTATGGGAAGGTTTGCCGATGTCTTTACTTGAAGCAATGTATATGAAAAAGTTATGTATTGTAAGTAATATTATTGGAAATCGTGATGTTATTCAAAATGGTCAAAACGGCTATATTTGCAATTCTGTGGATGAATATGTTTCAGCAATCAGGGCTGCACAAGCCGGTCAGGTAGATCAGTTAATTGAAAAAGCTTATTTTGATGTACAAAATAAATATAATACAGCAGTAATGGCAAAAAAATATAGCAGTATTTATCAAAAAGGTATACCTGATGTTGACGAAGCTATATAG
- the rfbD gene encoding dTDP-4-dehydrorhamnose reductase produces the protein MKIIVTGSQGQLGKEILKQLDISRYDITAVGKSELNIAVLDDVVSMFRAIKPDVVINCAAYTNVDACETDFDTAFKVNAIGPRNLAIASGEVNAKIVHISTDYVFDGKGVLKDGSIRPYVEYDIAHPETAYGKTKLEGENFVKLFNNRHFIIRTAWLYGEGKNFVRTMLELSQKNGVYLKVVNDQRGTPTSTEELAGMIRYLIDTDNYGLFHGTCEGQCTWYEFTREIFRIKGITTEVIPCTTQEYPRPAPRPAYSVLENYMLKLTSNYMFRDWREALEIYLRKLS, from the coding sequence ATGAAAATTATTGTAACTGGTTCCCAAGGCCAACTGGGGAAGGAAATTTTAAAACAGCTGGATATTAGCCGCTATGACATTACTGCTGTTGGTAAGAGTGAGTTGAATATTGCTGTTCTTGACGATGTTGTTTCAATGTTTAGGGCAATTAAACCTGATGTTGTTATAAATTGTGCGGCTTATACCAATGTTGATGCTTGTGAGACTGATTTTGACACTGCTTTTAAAGTTAATGCCATAGGCCCCAGGAACTTAGCAATTGCATCTGGGGAAGTCAATGCAAAAATAGTGCATATTTCAACCGATTATGTATTTGACGGAAAAGGTGTTTTAAAGGATGGCAGCATAAGGCCCTATGTGGAATATGACATTGCCCATCCTGAAACTGCTTACGGTAAGACCAAACTTGAAGGCGAGAATTTCGTCAAGCTTTTCAATAATAGACATTTTATAATAAGAACTGCGTGGTTATATGGCGAAGGGAAAAACTTTGTAAGGACAATGCTGGAACTGTCGCAGAAAAATGGTGTTTATTTAAAGGTTGTGAATGACCAGAGGGGGACCCCCACAAGCACAGAAGAGTTGGCAGGAATGATAAGGTACCTTATTGATACCGACAACTATGGACTCTTCCATGGAACCTGTGAAGGTCAGTGCACATGGTATGAATTTACCAGGGAGATTTTTCGAATAAAGGGAATAACTACAGAGGTAATCCCATGTACTACGCAGGAGTATCCCAGACCGGCGCCGAGGCCTGCTTATTCTGTTTTGGAAAACTATATGCTAAAATTAACCTCAAATTATATGTTTAGAGATTGGAGAGAAGCTTTGGAAATTTATTTAAGAAAGCTTAGCTGA
- a CDS encoding polysaccharide biosynthesis tyrosine autokinase: MGKNDYIEIDIREILIVLLKRWYLIAICFILATGSSFAITKFYLKPVYRAQTTLFLGKESDKVASLSIADIQVNNQLVSDYRELLKSNLVAESIEKKLGVSAAKFKRSVNVQTVKDSRIFSISYEDTDPKLAADVVNELALVIKQLASDVIQVKNVSIIDVAKVPERPVGPSAKKNVGIAGILGLALAAGLIYLLEIMDYTFKKPEDVERQMELTVIGAVPKFEGGKRGKNEKKDSKENERDYLKNLITKNDPKAPASEAFREIRTNLHYKSVDKELKTIVITSPALGDGKTVTSVNMAVTLAKSGKKVLLIDSDLRKPKVHLYFGIPNEKGLTNIIKGDIEDKDINVLELKDIPNLSVITSGPIPPNPAEILSSNKMQNLLEDLRGNYDFILLDTPPVGQVTDAAILAGIADGTIMVFACSQTRIDMAKRAKKALESVGSNILGTVLTKLDIGRARYYSYNYEYK, from the coding sequence ATGGGGAAAAATGACTACATTGAGATTGATATCAGGGAGATTTTGATTGTACTCCTAAAGAGATGGTATCTTATTGCGATTTGTTTCATTTTAGCCACAGGTTCATCTTTTGCAATAACCAAATTCTATCTGAAACCTGTATACAGGGCACAAACCACACTTTTCCTCGGTAAGGAATCGGATAAAGTGGCAAGTCTGAGTATTGCAGATATACAGGTGAACAACCAGCTTGTGTCTGACTACAGAGAATTACTCAAATCGAACCTTGTTGCAGAAAGCATAGAGAAGAAGCTGGGGGTAAGTGCAGCAAAGTTTAAAAGAAGTGTAAATGTTCAGACGGTTAAAGATTCAAGAATATTCAGTATAAGCTATGAAGATACGGACCCTAAACTGGCAGCTGATGTTGTAAACGAACTTGCCCTTGTAATTAAACAATTGGCTTCCGATGTAATTCAAGTAAAGAATGTATCTATAATAGACGTAGCAAAAGTTCCGGAACGTCCTGTGGGACCAAGTGCAAAGAAAAATGTGGGAATTGCAGGTATTTTAGGTTTGGCTTTGGCTGCCGGTTTGATATATTTACTGGAAATAATGGATTATACCTTCAAGAAACCTGAAGATGTTGAAAGACAGATGGAATTAACTGTAATTGGTGCCGTTCCGAAATTTGAGGGCGGCAAAAGAGGTAAAAACGAGAAAAAGGATTCCAAAGAGAATGAACGGGATTATCTTAAAAACCTCATTACCAAAAATGATCCAAAAGCACCGGCTTCAGAAGCCTTTAGAGAGATTCGTACAAACCTGCACTATAAGAGTGTAGATAAAGAATTGAAAACCATAGTAATCACCAGTCCGGCATTGGGAGACGGTAAAACAGTGACATCGGTTAATATGGCAGTGACTCTTGCTAAATCAGGCAAGAAGGTATTATTGATCGATTCGGATTTAAGAAAGCCCAAGGTTCATCTCTATTTCGGCATACCGAACGAAAAGGGTCTTACCAATATCATTAAAGGGGATATTGAGGATAAGGATATAAATGTATTGGAACTTAAGGATATACCAAACCTTAGTGTTATAACCAGCGGCCCCATTCCGCCTAATCCTGCTGAAATTCTCAGCTCCAATAAAATGCAGAATTTACTGGAAGACTTAAGGGGAAATTATGATTTTATACTGCTGGATACTCCACCGGTAGGACAAGTAACTGACGCAGCTATTCTCGCAGGTATCGCTGACGGCACTATTATGGTATTTGCTTGCAGCCAAACCAGAATAGATATGGCTAAGAGGGCAAAGAAAGCTTTGGAAAGTGTCGGTTCCAATATTTTAGGTACTGTTTTGACCAAATTGGATATTGGAAGAGCAAGGTACTATAGTTATAATTATGAATATAAATAG
- a CDS encoding polysaccharide pyruvyl transferase family protein, whose protein sequence is MKKVAIVSCYFQHNYGSMLQAYATQMALDKLGYENETIDISGFRGEIKKAKIKYFIKASLTSDILLNKIGMAKNVAIKKFLKNEYVSLAKIRDRKFDDFYKKYFRLSEKYESKAELADKCAEKYSAVIVGSDQLWLPANIAADYYTLNFVPESVNTIAYATSFGQSTLPKDSAKKAKIFLNRIKHISIREESGQKLIKELTGRDVPIVCDPTLLFTGEDWMSIQQEEPIIKTPYIFCYFLGNNPPHREFAKRLREVTGFKIVALTHLDEYVKCDMNYADETPYDIDPSDFLNLIRNASYVCTDSFHCSAFSILYKRKFFAFRRYTRNTKQSTNSRLDTLFNLTGISGRIMKGDENVRDCFNMEIDYEEAYKRLDKLREDSYAFLVKSLNGK, encoded by the coding sequence ATGAAAAAAGTTGCAATTGTTTCTTGTTATTTTCAACATAACTATGGAAGTATGTTACAAGCCTATGCGACGCAGATGGCACTCGATAAATTGGGATATGAAAATGAAACAATCGATATTTCCGGTTTTCGAGGAGAAATAAAAAAGGCAAAAATCAAATATTTTATAAAAGCTTCTCTTACTTCTGATATCTTACTCAATAAAATTGGTATGGCAAAAAATGTAGCAATAAAAAAGTTCTTGAAAAACGAGTATGTTTCATTGGCTAAAATTAGAGACCGGAAGTTTGACGATTTTTATAAAAAGTATTTTAGGCTTTCTGAGAAATATGAATCTAAAGCTGAATTGGCTGATAAATGTGCAGAAAAATACTCAGCTGTGATAGTTGGAAGTGACCAGCTTTGGTTACCTGCCAATATTGCCGCTGATTATTATACATTAAACTTTGTACCGGAAAGTGTAAATACAATTGCCTATGCCACTAGCTTTGGACAATCCACTTTACCAAAGGATTCGGCTAAAAAAGCAAAGATATTTTTAAATCGAATCAAACATATTAGTATACGTGAGGAATCAGGACAAAAACTTATCAAAGAATTGACTGGTAGGGATGTGCCAATTGTATGTGATCCTACTCTGCTTTTTACAGGTGAAGATTGGATGAGCATACAGCAGGAGGAACCGATCATAAAAACACCATATATATTCTGCTACTTTTTGGGTAACAATCCTCCGCATCGAGAATTTGCAAAACGTCTTCGAGAAGTTACTGGATTCAAAATTGTAGCTTTGACGCATTTGGATGAATATGTGAAATGTGATATGAACTATGCTGATGAAACACCATATGACATTGATCCTTCAGATTTTTTGAATTTAATCCGAAATGCTTCTTATGTTTGTACTGACTCCTTTCATTGTTCGGCATTTTCTATTTTGTACAAACGTAAGTTTTTTGCTTTCCGTAGATATACACGGAATACAAAGCAGTCAACTAACAGTCGTCTGGATACATTGTTCAACTTAACAGGAATAAGTGGACGTATTATGAAGGGCGATGAAAATGTCAGAGACTGCTTTAATATGGAGATTGATTATGAAGAAGCTTATAAAAGATTAGATAAATTGAGAGAAGATTCTTATGCTTTCCTTGTTAAGTCACTTAATGGAAAGTAG
- the rfbC gene encoding dTDP-4-dehydrorhamnose 3,5-epimerase, with protein sequence MNNFTIEHTYIKDLIIIKPKVFGDHRGFFMEFYNKESFAELGLNMEFVQDNHSKSKKGVLRGIHFQTEYPQGKLVRVIKGRVYDVAVDLRKESSTFGKWFGIELSEENKLMLYIPEGFGHAFLTLEDDTEFMYKTTNVYHPEYDAGIIYNDEDIGIEWPDIGSDFILSEKDKKLPRLKDAVLFKSLRSEP encoded by the coding sequence ATGAATAATTTTACGATAGAGCATACATACATAAAAGATTTGATTATTATTAAGCCGAAAGTTTTTGGCGATCACCGGGGATTTTTCATGGAATTTTATAATAAAGAGTCTTTTGCGGAACTTGGACTGAATATGGAATTTGTTCAGGACAATCATTCAAAATCCAAAAAAGGCGTATTGAGGGGGATACATTTTCAGACTGAATATCCCCAGGGGAAATTGGTAAGAGTGATAAAGGGAAGGGTCTATGATGTTGCTGTAGATCTTAGAAAAGAAAGCAGCACTTTCGGTAAATGGTTCGGTATAGAATTGTCGGAAGAAAATAAATTGATGCTATATATCCCGGAAGGTTTTGGACATGCATTCTTAACTTTGGAAGACGATACAGAGTTTATGTATAAGACGACCAACGTGTATCATCCGGAATATGACGCAGGCATAATTTATAACGATGAGGATATTGGAATTGAATGGCCGGATATCGGTTCCGATTTTATTCTGTCGGAGAAAGATAAAAAGCTTCCGCGTTTAAAGGATGCAGTATTATTCAAAAGTCTTAGGAGTGAGCCATGA
- a CDS encoding glycosyltransferase family 2 protein — translation MNNAKISIIVPIYKVPEQYLRKCIESVMSQTLTDIEILLVDDGSPDKCGNICDEYAKKDSRIKVIHKKNGGLSSARNAGFLEATGKWIMFVDGDDWIEPDMCETMYKLGEEKKVQLVMCGIVKEYSHSTYKYKFYLQENKIYSGDECKWLQAQLLNYNGNIATAYSKLISRKLLVDNNILHDENLRQGAEGLEFNLRLFDKLESAVFIDKPFYHYIYNDKSISASHNEENHEYVVKCFEKIKYFIENSKNKKMLLSWFNNRLLYVIITTAISGYFNPTNTESYADKKRKYAAYLEKPIIKEALKTKNLAGLSMQRKIVLWMIKYRMFWMLNLMGIVRKWQKEHK, via the coding sequence ATGAATAATGCTAAAATTAGTATAATAGTTCCGATATATAAAGTTCCAGAGCAGTATTTAAGAAAATGTATAGAAAGTGTTATGTCTCAAACATTGACAGATATTGAAATTTTATTAGTGGATGATGGTTCACCTGATAAATGTGGAAATATATGTGATGAATATGCGAAAAAAGACTCAAGAATAAAAGTTATACATAAAAAAAATGGTGGACTTTCATCTGCACGTAATGCAGGTTTTTTAGAAGCTACAGGCAAATGGATAATGTTTGTGGACGGAGATGACTGGATTGAGCCAGATATGTGTGAAACAATGTATAAGCTGGGAGAAGAAAAAAAAGTCCAGCTTGTTATGTGTGGTATAGTGAAGGAGTATAGCCACTCGACCTATAAATATAAGTTTTATTTGCAAGAAAACAAAATATATTCCGGTGATGAGTGTAAATGGCTGCAAGCACAACTATTAAATTATAATGGTAATATAGCAACGGCTTATAGTAAGTTGATTTCCAGGAAATTGCTTGTAGACAATAACATTTTACATGATGAAAATCTGAGACAGGGGGCAGAAGGATTAGAATTTAATCTTCGACTATTTGATAAACTTGAGAGTGCAGTGTTTATCGATAAGCCATTTTATCATTATATATATAATGATAAATCAATATCTGCATCTCATAATGAAGAAAATCATGAATATGTTGTTAAGTGTTTTGAGAAAATTAAGTATTTTATTGAGAATAGTAAAAATAAAAAAATGCTACTTTCATGGTTTAATAATAGACTTCTATATGTGATTATTACTACAGCAATTAGCGGTTATTTTAATCCGACAAATACGGAGTCTTATGCGGATAAAAAACGTAAATATGCAGCTTATTTGGAAAAGCCAATTATTAAAGAAGCATTAAAAACAAAAAATTTAGCTGGTCTTTCAATGCAGAGAAAAATAGTATTGTGGATGATAAAATATCGTATGTTTTGGATGTTGAATCTAATGGGGATTGTTAGAAAGTGGCAAAAGGAACATAAATAA
- the rfbA gene encoding glucose-1-phosphate thymidylyltransferase RfbA → MKGIVLAGGAGTRLHPITKGISKQLLPIYDKPMIYYPLSVLMLAGIREILIISTPRDLPLFEGLLGDGSYLGVNFSYAVQPEPKGLAEAFIIGERFIDGDNVALILGDNIFYGQSFDRMLKKAVERKEGATIFGYYVKNPSAYGVVEFDKDNNVISIEEKPKNPKSNYAVPGLYFYDNAVVEIAKALKPSQRGELEITDLNMEYLKMGKLKVELFGRGMAWLDTGTYNDLLKASNFVQTIQERQGLYIACLEEIALRNNFITKEELKIHIESSNLNNEYIKYVANLLDSIDI, encoded by the coding sequence ATGAAAGGTATAGTACTGGCAGGGGGAGCTGGAACTCGTCTGCATCCTATAACTAAAGGGATTTCAAAACAACTGCTTCCTATATATGATAAACCGATGATTTATTATCCTTTATCGGTGTTAATGTTGGCAGGAATAAGGGAAATACTTATTATTTCCACTCCCAGGGATTTGCCTTTGTTTGAAGGCCTTCTCGGGGATGGAAGTTATCTGGGAGTGAATTTCTCGTATGCAGTGCAGCCTGAACCGAAAGGTTTGGCTGAAGCTTTTATAATAGGTGAAAGATTTATTGACGGTGACAATGTAGCACTGATTTTGGGTGATAACATATTTTACGGACAATCCTTTGACCGGATGTTGAAAAAAGCAGTGGAAAGAAAAGAGGGCGCGACAATTTTCGGATATTACGTGAAAAATCCTTCAGCATATGGCGTTGTTGAGTTTGATAAAGATAATAATGTTATATCCATAGAAGAAAAACCGAAAAATCCAAAATCCAACTATGCAGTACCCGGTCTATATTTTTATGACAATGCCGTGGTTGAAATTGCAAAGGCATTAAAACCTTCCCAAAGAGGAGAACTGGAAATAACCGATTTAAATATGGAATACTTAAAGATGGGAAAATTAAAGGTAGAATTGTTCGGAAGAGGCATGGCATGGCTGGACACAGGTACTTACAATGATTTGCTTAAGGCATCCAATTTCGTTCAGACCATTCAGGAAAGACAAGGACTATATATAGCATGCCTCGAAGAAATTGCATTAAGAAATAATTTTATTACGAAAGAAGAGTTGAAAATTCATATTGAAAGTAGTAATTTAAATAATGAATATATTAAGTATGTAGCCAATTTACTGGATAGTATAGATATATGA
- a CDS encoding tyrosine-protein phosphatase has protein sequence MIDIHCHVLYGLDDGPENLEQSMELIRELEKKGVEKIIATPHYISGEDYVPTCEEIREKVEILRKEIEKENLKIKLYAGMEVYASHDTVEKIKNKEILPLNDSRYILIEFPFEIIPKYMTDLLFAMQLEGYTPIIAHPERYCPDYRESKLLDELVDKGVLLQINSESILGFYGKRAKKAAYRLLKEGMVHLVATDSHNLNKILSDKKSIEKKISDICGIENAERIMYANPQRVLENEDVLAMSEVRKRLAIINIFRRFSLKM, from the coding sequence ATGATTGATATTCATTGTCATGTACTTTATGGGCTAGATGACGGACCGGAGAATTTGGAACAGTCCATGGAATTGATAAGGGAACTTGAGAAAAAAGGTGTTGAAAAGATTATAGCCACTCCCCATTATATCAGTGGAGAAGATTATGTTCCAACCTGTGAAGAAATAAGAGAAAAGGTGGAAATTCTCCGGAAAGAGATAGAAAAAGAGAATTTAAAGATTAAGTTGTATGCAGGTATGGAAGTTTACGCTTCCCATGATACTGTCGAAAAGATAAAAAACAAAGAGATTCTTCCTTTAAATGATTCCCGGTACATACTTATTGAGTTTCCCTTTGAAATAATACCGAAGTATATGACAGACCTTTTATTTGCTATGCAGCTGGAAGGTTATACGCCCATTATTGCCCACCCTGAGCGTTACTGTCCGGATTACAGAGAAAGTAAACTGCTTGATGAACTGGTGGATAAGGGTGTTTTGTTGCAAATTAACTCGGAAAGTATTCTGGGTTTTTACGGCAAAAGGGCGAAAAAGGCAGCATACCGTTTGTTGAAAGAAGGAATGGTACATTTGGTGGCTACCGATTCCCACAATTTAAATAAAATTTTATCCGATAAGAAATCGATTGAGAAAAAAATTTCCGATATCTGTGGAATTGAAAATGCCGAAAGAATTATGTACGCAAATCCGCAGAGAGTGCTTGAAAATGAAGATGTTCTGGCTATGAGTGAAGTAAGAAAACGGTTGGCTATAATAAACATATTTAGAAGATTTAGTCTAAAAATGTAA